In a single window of the Drosophila miranda strain MSH22 chromosome XL, D.miranda_PacBio2.1, whole genome shotgun sequence genome:
- the LOC108164563 gene encoding pyridoxal-dependent decarboxylase domain-containing protein 1 isoform X2: MMSRRNPIRIRIVAYLSHLDRQHLLRVTNSISGDATRWLGTLFHFTNPASSFHADNADAILRTVRLAIVARCPGYLEGGIPALAQPCFYISENTTPVRLQYACRQLGIPVDAIKIIPEHSQYGTMDLTQLQKQIQLDLSASRTPLLVVADIGASLCGYVDSLQRLRDVCKPHNMWLHASGHGLAALVCAQSRGHVDDVLHSMALNLGSWLGVPSLPIVLLHRPLLNSALSAFESDPILSRRLNSLSLWTSLQALGRKAIAERLHVAFQTCSILFEIASKCEGIRVLSHTPGAQTGASLSDIIQSPFDVNTLFDAAAPVVAYQFDGSTTIPISGNLEAAERETGGLKPLEKINNASYFDRLNSWLGQILQRDCPNFDFEVIEHPTHGSCIRYCPLELGLGEQPPSSENLESFAQSLEAHVDILRATIKHKARFIYLVERSEVLRLVPLPEWAGMGGVRFVPESWESLLTDQAKTELNKLNIDLVETLKSTDNAFSLGEGTDGLICVRFGMVTHETEVEELLDLVVTVGKSVQENSRVLDTMSEIVKKGIEAVTADLQRESEEKLWQEGILRHVPVVGRVFNWWSPPAKESGIKGRSLNLTQGVVESTENIYKYHMQMTGATAHQLPANRSPPTPMVQTPVGATSTQQQPVFPTVEPVAGSGEASPDVPEAGLNSGGAGTIGTAAVPPPTLNHVDHARTVSQSSASSSVVPELVAANSAITNN; this comes from the exons ATGATGTCGAGGAGGAATCCGATCCGCATACG CATTGTGGCGTATCTGTCGCATCTAGACCGGCAGCATTTGCTGCGTGTGACTAATAGCATATCCGGAGATGCCACCCGCTGGCTGGGCACACTGTTCCACTTCACCAATCCAGCCAGCAGCTTTCACGCAGATAATGCTGATGCCATTCTACGCACCGTGCGCCTGGCCATCGTCGCCCGGTGCCCCGGCTATCTAGAGGGTGGGATTCCGGCCCTGGCTCAGCCCTGCTTCTACATTTCCGAGAATACGACACCGGTGAGGCTGCAGTATGCCTGCCGCCAGCTGGGCATCCCGGTAGACGCCATTAAAATCATACCCGAGCACAGTCAGTACGGCACCATGGACCTGACCCAATTGCAGAAGCAAATCCAACTGGATTTGTCGGCCAGTAGGACCCCCCTGCTGGTGGTAGCGGACATTGGGGCATCGCTATGTGGCTACGTGGACAGCCTGCAGCGACTGCGGGACGTGTGCAAGCCGCACAACATGTGGCTTCATGCCAGTGGCCATGGCCTGGCCGCTCTCGTGTGTGCCCAGAGCCGGGGCCATGTCGACGATGTCCTGCACTCGATGGCCCTGAATTTGGGCAGCTGGCTGGGAGTTCCCAGTCTGCCCATTGTCCTGTTGCATCGTCCACTCCTGAACAGTGCTCTAAGTGCCTTCGAATCCGATCCGATCCTGTCGCGACGCCTCAACTCGCTGTCGCTGTGGACCAGTCTGCAGGCGCTGGGCAGGAAAGCGATTGCCGAGCGCCTCCATGTGGCATTTCAGACATGCAGTATTCTATTCGAAATCGCCTCCAAATGCGAGGGTATTCGTGTGCTG AGTCACACACCCGGGGCACAGACTGGTGCCTCTCTGTCGGACATTATCCAGAGTCCATTCGATGTTAACACTTTATTTGACGCGGCTGCACCCGTGGTGGCGTATCAGTTCGATGGCAGCACAACCATTCCAATTTCCGGCAACCTCGAGGCGGCCGAACGCGAGACGGGAGGCCTCAAGCCCCTGGAGAAGATCAACAATGCTTCCTATTTTGATCGCCTCAACTCCTGGCTGGGCCAGATCTTGCAGCGTGACTGCCCCAAT TTTGACTTTGAAGTGATTGAGCATCCCACACATGGCAGCTGCATTCGCTATTGTCCCCTGGAACTGGGCCTCGGGGAGCAGCCACCCAGCTCTGAGAATCTGGAAAGCTTCGCCCAGAGTCTGGAGGCTCATGTGGACATTTTGCGGGCCACCATCAAGCACAAGGCACGATTCATTTACCTGGTGGAGCGCAGCGAGGTGTTGCGTCTCGTTCCCCTACCCGAATGGGCGGGCATGGGCGGTGTTCGGTTTGTTCCTGAGAGCTGGGAGTCTCTACTGACGGATCAGGCCAAAACCGAGCTGAACAAGCTCAACATTGATTTGGTCGAGACTCTCAAGTCAACGGACAATGCCTTCTCGCTGGGCGAGGGCACTGACGGACTGATTTGTGTGCGCTTTGGCATGGTCACTCACGAGACCGAGGTGGAGGAGCTCCTTGATTTGGTTGTCACTGTGGGCAAGAGTGTCCAGGAGAACTCGCGAGTGTTGGACACCATGTCGGAGATTGTCAAGAAG GGTATTGAAGCTGTCACGGCTGATCTTCAACGCGAATCGGAGGAGAAACTCTGGCAGGAGGGCATCCTGCGGCATGTGCCCGTTGTCGGACGCGTTTTCAACTGGTGGTCCCCACCAGCCAAGGAGTCTGGCATCAAGGGCCGAAGCCTTAATCTAACCCAGGGCGTGGTCGAGAGCACGGAAAATATTTACAA GTATCACATGCAAATGACTGGAGCAACGGCTCATCAGCTGCCAGCGAATCGTTCGCCACCAACACCCATGGTGCAGACGCCAGTGGGTGCAACATCCACGCAACAGCAGCCCGTCTTTCCCACTGTGGAGCCCGTGGCCGGATCAGGTGAGGCTTCGCCTGACGTCCCCGAAGCGGGCTTGAATTCAGGCGGTGCAGGTACGATAGGCACAGCAGCAGTGCCTCCGCCCACTCTGAACCATGTGGATCATGCTCGGACTGTCAGCCAGAGCAGTGCCAGCTCCTCGGTCGTCCCCGAATTGGTGGCCGCAAACAGTGCAATTACCAATAATTAA
- the LOC108164563 gene encoding pyridoxal-dependent decarboxylase domain-containing protein 1 isoform X1, with product MSAAGRVDDEPTTIPATQEPPSSGPSTPAVAEIAASSIRSGLAELELRSSQVLQRLENVKTVPGTGAGAGGDSPNGASANDVEEESDPHTVGKELDQLPFTQLRPEHRVPSDILKSLEQLVAYTDSVDDPEFPLPALDDVSHLALISHSIVAYLSHLDRQHLLRVTNSISGDATRWLGTLFHFTNPASSFHADNADAILRTVRLAIVARCPGYLEGGIPALAQPCFYISENTTPVRLQYACRQLGIPVDAIKIIPEHSQYGTMDLTQLQKQIQLDLSASRTPLLVVADIGASLCGYVDSLQRLRDVCKPHNMWLHASGHGLAALVCAQSRGHVDDVLHSMALNLGSWLGVPSLPIVLLHRPLLNSALSAFESDPILSRRLNSLSLWTSLQALGRKAIAERLHVAFQTCSILFEIASKCEGIRVLSHTPGAQTGASLSDIIQSPFDVNTLFDAAAPVVAYQFDGSTTIPISGNLEAAERETGGLKPLEKINNASYFDRLNSWLGQILQRDCPNFDFEVIEHPTHGSCIRYCPLELGLGEQPPSSENLESFAQSLEAHVDILRATIKHKARFIYLVERSEVLRLVPLPEWAGMGGVRFVPESWESLLTDQAKTELNKLNIDLVETLKSTDNAFSLGEGTDGLICVRFGMVTHETEVEELLDLVVTVGKSVQENSRVLDTMSEIVKKGIEAVTADLQRESEEKLWQEGILRHVPVVGRVFNWWSPPAKESGIKGRSLNLTQGVVESTENIYKYHMQMTGATAHQLPANRSPPTPMVQTPVGATSTQQQPVFPTVEPVAGSGEASPDVPEAGLNSGGAGTIGTAAVPPPTLNHVDHARTVSQSSASSSVVPELVAANSAITNN from the exons ATGTCAGCGGCTGGTAGAGTTGATGACGAGCCGACAACGATACCAGCTACTCAGGAACCACCATCCTCAGGCCCATCGACGCCAGCGGTGGCCGAAATAGCCGCTTCTAGT ATTCGTTCGGGATTGGCCGAGCTGGAGCTCAGATCGTCCCAGGTCCTGCAGCGACTGGAGAATGTGAAGACCGTGCCGGGTACGGGTGCGGGTGCAGGTGGCGACAGTCCGAACGGAGCCAGCGCCAATGATGTCGAGGAGGAATCCGATCCGCATACGGTGGGTAAAGAGTTAGATCAACTGCCGTTCACCCAGCTGCGTCCTGAGCATCGTGTGCCCTCAGATATACTGAAGTCGTTGGAACAACTAGTGGCTTACACGGACAGCGTTGATGATCCCGAGTTCCCCCTACCGGCCCTCGACGATGTCTCTCATCTGGCCCTTATCTCTCACAGCATTGTGGCGTATCTGTCGCATCTAGACCGGCAGCATTTGCTGCGTGTGACTAATAGCATATCCGGAGATGCCACCCGCTGGCTGGGCACACTGTTCCACTTCACCAATCCAGCCAGCAGCTTTCACGCAGATAATGCTGATGCCATTCTACGCACCGTGCGCCTGGCCATCGTCGCCCGGTGCCCCGGCTATCTAGAGGGTGGGATTCCGGCCCTGGCTCAGCCCTGCTTCTACATTTCCGAGAATACGACACCGGTGAGGCTGCAGTATGCCTGCCGCCAGCTGGGCATCCCGGTAGACGCCATTAAAATCATACCCGAGCACAGTCAGTACGGCACCATGGACCTGACCCAATTGCAGAAGCAAATCCAACTGGATTTGTCGGCCAGTAGGACCCCCCTGCTGGTGGTAGCGGACATTGGGGCATCGCTATGTGGCTACGTGGACAGCCTGCAGCGACTGCGGGACGTGTGCAAGCCGCACAACATGTGGCTTCATGCCAGTGGCCATGGCCTGGCCGCTCTCGTGTGTGCCCAGAGCCGGGGCCATGTCGACGATGTCCTGCACTCGATGGCCCTGAATTTGGGCAGCTGGCTGGGAGTTCCCAGTCTGCCCATTGTCCTGTTGCATCGTCCACTCCTGAACAGTGCTCTAAGTGCCTTCGAATCCGATCCGATCCTGTCGCGACGCCTCAACTCGCTGTCGCTGTGGACCAGTCTGCAGGCGCTGGGCAGGAAAGCGATTGCCGAGCGCCTCCATGTGGCATTTCAGACATGCAGTATTCTATTCGAAATCGCCTCCAAATGCGAGGGTATTCGTGTGCTG AGTCACACACCCGGGGCACAGACTGGTGCCTCTCTGTCGGACATTATCCAGAGTCCATTCGATGTTAACACTTTATTTGACGCGGCTGCACCCGTGGTGGCGTATCAGTTCGATGGCAGCACAACCATTCCAATTTCCGGCAACCTCGAGGCGGCCGAACGCGAGACGGGAGGCCTCAAGCCCCTGGAGAAGATCAACAATGCTTCCTATTTTGATCGCCTCAACTCCTGGCTGGGCCAGATCTTGCAGCGTGACTGCCCCAAT TTTGACTTTGAAGTGATTGAGCATCCCACACATGGCAGCTGCATTCGCTATTGTCCCCTGGAACTGGGCCTCGGGGAGCAGCCACCCAGCTCTGAGAATCTGGAAAGCTTCGCCCAGAGTCTGGAGGCTCATGTGGACATTTTGCGGGCCACCATCAAGCACAAGGCACGATTCATTTACCTGGTGGAGCGCAGCGAGGTGTTGCGTCTCGTTCCCCTACCCGAATGGGCGGGCATGGGCGGTGTTCGGTTTGTTCCTGAGAGCTGGGAGTCTCTACTGACGGATCAGGCCAAAACCGAGCTGAACAAGCTCAACATTGATTTGGTCGAGACTCTCAAGTCAACGGACAATGCCTTCTCGCTGGGCGAGGGCACTGACGGACTGATTTGTGTGCGCTTTGGCATGGTCACTCACGAGACCGAGGTGGAGGAGCTCCTTGATTTGGTTGTCACTGTGGGCAAGAGTGTCCAGGAGAACTCGCGAGTGTTGGACACCATGTCGGAGATTGTCAAGAAG GGTATTGAAGCTGTCACGGCTGATCTTCAACGCGAATCGGAGGAGAAACTCTGGCAGGAGGGCATCCTGCGGCATGTGCCCGTTGTCGGACGCGTTTTCAACTGGTGGTCCCCACCAGCCAAGGAGTCTGGCATCAAGGGCCGAAGCCTTAATCTAACCCAGGGCGTGGTCGAGAGCACGGAAAATATTTACAA GTATCACATGCAAATGACTGGAGCAACGGCTCATCAGCTGCCAGCGAATCGTTCGCCACCAACACCCATGGTGCAGACGCCAGTGGGTGCAACATCCACGCAACAGCAGCCCGTCTTTCCCACTGTGGAGCCCGTGGCCGGATCAGGTGAGGCTTCGCCTGACGTCCCCGAAGCGGGCTTGAATTCAGGCGGTGCAGGTACGATAGGCACAGCAGCAGTGCCTCCGCCCACTCTGAACCATGTGGATCATGCTCGGACTGTCAGCCAGAGCAGTGCCAGCTCCTCGGTCGTCCCCGAATTGGTGGCCGCAAACAGTGCAATTACCAATAATTAA